From a region of the Canis lupus dingo isolate Sandy chromosome 5, ASM325472v2, whole genome shotgun sequence genome:
- the LOC112671352 gene encoding LOW QUALITY PROTEIN: secretory carrier-associated membrane protein 3-like (The sequence of the model RefSeq protein was modified relative to this genomic sequence to represent the inferred CDS: deleted 1 base in 1 codon), with the protein MAQSRDGENPFIRPGKLDNPFQDPAVIQHQPSPQYATLDVYNPFETRELPLAYEPPAPAPLPSPSAPSLQSSRKLSPTEPKNYGSYSTQASAAAATAELLKKPEELNRKAEELDWRERELQHAALGGTAARQNNWPPLPSFCPVQPCFFQDISMEIPQEFQKTVSTMYYLWMCSTLALLLNFLACLASFCVETSNGSGFGLSILWVLLFTPCSFVCWYRPMYKAFRSNSSFNFFVFFFIFFVQDVLFVLQAIGIPGWGFSGWISALVVLKTNTAVAVLMLLVALLFTGIAVLGIVMLKRIHSLYRRTSVSFQKAQQEFAAGVLLNPAVRTAAANAAAGAAENAFRAPSALAGMPWPCHWREHS; encoded by the exons ATGGCTCAGAGCAGAGACGGCGAAAACCCCTTCATCAGGCCCGGCAAGCTTGACAACCCCTTTCAGGACCCAGCCGTGATCCAGCACCAACCCAGCCCGCAGTATGCCACTCTTGACGTCTACAACCCTTTTGAGACCCGGGAGCTCCCACTGGCCTAtgagccccctgcccctgccccgttGCCTTCACCCTCGGCACCCTCCTTGCAGTCATCAAGAAAGCTCAGCCCCACAGAACCCAAGAACTATGGCTCCTACAGCACCCAGGCTTCAGCTGCTGCAGCCACTGCTGAGCTGCTGAAGAAGCCGGAGGAACTCAACCGGAAGGCCGAGGAGTTGGACTGGAGGGAGCGGGAACTGCAGCATGCTGCCCTGGGGGGCACAGCTGCTCGACAGAACAATTGGCCCCCCCTACCTTCTTTTTGCCCAGTCCAGCCCTGCTTTTTCCAGGACATCTCCATGGAGATCCCCCAAGAATTTCAGAAGACCGTATCTACCATGTACTACCTCTGGATGTGCAGCACACTGGCCCTTCTCCTGAATTTTCTTGCCTGCCTGGCCAGTTTCTGTGTGGAGACCAGCAATGGCTCAGGCTTTGGGCTCTCTATCCTCTGGGTCCTCCTTTTCACTCCCTGCTCCTTTGTGTGCTGGTACCGCCCCATGTATAAGGCCTTCCGGAGTAACAGTTCATTCAATTTCTTcgttttcttcttcattttcttcgtCCAGGATGTGCTTTTTGTCCTCCAGGCCATTGGCATCCCAGGTTGGGGGTTCAGTGGCTGGATCTCTGCTCTGGTGGTGCTGAAGACCAACACAGCTGTAGCTGTGCTCATGCTCCTGGTTGCCCTGCTCTTCACTGGCATAGCTGTGCTGGGAATTGTGATGCTAAAGCGGATCCACTCCTTGTACCGCCGCACAAGTGTCAGCTTTCAGAAAGCCCAGCAAGAATTTGCTGCTGGTGTC CTCCTCAACCCCGCGGTGCGAACTGCTGCTGCCAACGCAGCCGCTGGCGCTGCCGAAAATGCCTTCCGAGCCCCATCAGCCCTGGCAGGGatgccctggccctgccactggaGGGAGCACAGTTAG